The Aeoliella mucimassa genome includes the window TACACGCTCAGCAAACCGGGACGCGCTGGTTGGCCTTTTTCGTTCGGCCAGTCGCCATTAAAGGCACGCCAGACGTTGGAAGGGCGAATGTCGCAGATCGCTTTGACATCGATGAACTCGGGGTTCAACGCACCGATCAGCACGTTGCCTTCGTCGCCGGTGCCGATGATGCCGACGCGTAGCGGCTCTTCGACTTTACCATAGGCAAAGTAAGCTCCACCGAGTCCGGCGGCCGAAGTTGCAGCGGCTGCAGAGATACCTTTAAGGAATCCGCGACGATTGACCATTAAGGTCTCGTCGTAGTGCAGCTTGGCTTCTTTCTTTTGTTCGTCGGTAAAATGCATCGCCTGAAACCTCCAGCGATTGATCTAATGGAAATGGCTCGTGGCCGGTAGTTTTAAGATGGAACGATGATGTTGTTTCGAGTGGCCACGCTTAAAATGGCCAGCCGGAGCTTAGCCTTCTTTGTCTTCCTTGCGGCCAAACAGGACTCCGTCGAGCCCGGCCCAGCGGCCAGCTCCCAGCCCTGCGAGTACCAACAACGCGAAGAACTCGATGCCTTGGTAGGGGAACAACGCGACTGCCAACGAGGGGACACCCTCGACCCAGACGGGCTGAGTTGACATGACCGAAAGCAAGAACCCGGCCGCAGCTACTGATGTCAGGCGGGTGAACAAACCGGTGATCAACAGCACCCCTACGCCGAGGGTGAACCACGTGACCACACGATCGATGGATTTGACTTCTGCCGGTGGATTCAAAATAGCTTCGCTACGTTGTTTTACGGACGTTTTGTCGAGTTGTTCGTCGGTAAGCAGGCTTTTGAGGTCCGACTTGTACAGGTCTTCCTCAATCCCCACCCCACCGAGTAGCGGGCGCCACTTGCCGGTGGTCTCTGATTTTTTGTCGGAAATACGCTCGGCCATGTAAGGTGCGTCGTCGTTCTTACGCTCTTCTTTCAAATCTTCGAGACGATCGAGTTCGTGGTGCCATTCTTCGAAGGCTCCCCGATTCATCTCGGCGAAGTAAGCCAGCGCCCGGTAGTGGGCTTCGTAGGTCGAGTCGATCTCGGCTTTTTGTTCGTCGGTGATGCCGGGAATCTTCTTGAATTGCTCGGCCGTTGCCTTCCAGTCCTTGGCCACTTGGGCGATCCAGGGTCCGTAGGCTTCGGTCGGTTCGGGGATGAATCCGAGGTCGTCGGTCTTGGTCTTTACCTCCCGCACGATCATTGCCGGATCGTCCTTCGTCGCACCAAAGTAGCGACGCTCATGGTCGAAGTTGAACGACTCGGGCCAAGGTTCCTCGGCCAATGTGTCCCAGTCGTGAGGCAACGGAGCCATCGACTGATAGAACTCGGCCATGGGACCGTTGGAGCCACGTAAAAAGCCCTCGGAACTAAAGCTGGGATCGAATTTCTCGATACCGGCGCCAAGGAACTGTATACCGATTGCCAAGCGTAAGAGAACGATTGCCAAAACGGCAAACGCACCCACGCGATAATCGTTTTTCGCCACGCTTATGCCCTAAAAATTGATACGGTGTGTGAAAGACAAGTCATCCGGCTGGAAGGTTGACCTGCATAATGGGAGGGAACCGGAAGCTACCTTGATGGGGCAGTTGAAGGAAAGCAACCAGTTAGCAAAAACCCCAGCGGTTGCTGGCCAAGCTTAGGCTTTCGCTGTTCATCATGATAGCGAGTCTCACAACAAATTGCCAACAGATGTTTGAAAAGTGGATTTAACTCCTTGAGTTTTTTCCTGAACTGGTTATGCACTGTCTTTCTGTGCTAATTCGCTCAGGCGGCCGCTCCGTTGGCAAACTGCCCGATTCGTGTCATCTTTCTATGGTCGTCGGGCATCGTCGCCCGTTGTGATTAACTAAATGCCTTATTGTTTATCGATTAACTCGCCATGCGAATCGTTCTTTGCTATCCGGTAGAATCGCAACACATCGCCCAAATTCAGGCGGTCGCCCCCGATTGGGAGATTGTCGACGCCGGTCAGGAGCGGATCGCCGAGTTGCTGCCGACCGCCGATATTTACTGCGGCCACGCCAAAGTGCCGGTGCCTTGGGAGGAAGTTGTCGCAGGCGGGCGGTTGCAGTGGATTCAGTCCTCAGCGGCCGGCATGGACCACTGCCTGGAACCGCCAGTGGTCAAGTCGGATATCCTCGTCACCAGCGCTTCGGGCGTGTTGGCCAATCAGGTGGCCGATCACACCATGGCCCTGTTGGCGGGTTCTTTGCGGCGGTTACCGGTGTTTTTCGAGGCCATGGAGAAGCGAGAATTCATCCGCCGGCCGACGCAGGATCTGCATAACGCCACCGTTGGTATCGTCGGCCTCGGCGGCAACGGCCGTCGGCTCGCCCAAGTGCTTAGCGTGTTCAACACCACGATTCTGGCGACCGACTGGTTCCCAGTGAACAAGCCACCAGAGGTGGCCGAACTGCTGGCCGCCGACCAGATCGACGAAATGCTGCCGCGTTGCGACATCGTGATTTTGGCGATTCCGCTCAACGATGTCACCCGCGGCATGTTCGACGCCAAGCGAATCGCGCGCATGAAACCAGGTTCGGTACTCATCAACATGGCTCGCGGACCGATCGTGGTAGAAGACGACTTGGTCGATGCGCTCGAGTCGGGCCACCTATGGGGCGCCGGTTTGGACGTGACCGAAGTCGAGCCACTTGCGGAAGACAGTCGGCTGTGGACCGCACCTAATTTGGTGCTCACTCCTCATGTTGGTGGACAGTGCAAGACCCGCATCGAGGATATGACTAACTTTTTCTGCGATAACCTACGACGCTTCCGAGATGGCAAGCCTTTGAAGAACGTTACCGACAAGAAACTTGGCTTTCCGTTTCCCGCACAATTGGAAGATTAGTGGTCGCAGCAGCTTGTCGCGAAGAGTGCTGAACTGATAAAAACCGACCTTACAGGCACCCCAATCCGGTTCCTTTGGGGGCCATGCGGCATGATCTTCGATCTGTCCGGCTGTCCAGTCGGTCAAAAAGGAGATTTCTGGCCTATTCTTTTCCTCGAAAGGGCAACTTGCGGTTGGCAGTGGCCCCTGCGTGTGTCATTCTAGATATGTAGATATTTCTCCGCGATGCTGCTGGTTTGCCTAGCGGAAGCACGAAGCAACCGTCATTCAATTTATATTTTTCACCTAATACCACTTTTTGAGTTGTGGGATGCGAAAGACTCGCCAGGTAGCTTTATTAGTTGAAACCTCTCGTGGGTATGGCAGACAAGTCGGCCTCGGCGTGGCTCGCTTTTCGAGTTTGCATGGTCCTTGGAGCTTTTTGCTCAATCCAGGCGACTTCCAACAGATGTTGCCGGAAATGGGTCACTGGAACGGCGATGGCATCATCTGCCGACTCGAGAACGAAGAACTCGAAAAAGCCGTGATCAAAGCCGATCTTCCCACGATCGCTTTGGACATGAACGAGCGACAACTCGATCCCAACAATCCACTGTCGCGGGTCACCAACCTGTCGGTCGACAGCGATGGCGTCGCCAAGCTGGCCGTAGATCACTTACTCGAACGTAATCACAAGCACTTCGGCTTCGTCGGCGTAGCCGGACGCATCTGGTCGAAGAATCGCGAAGAAGCCTTTGCCAAGTACATCAAGCAGTCGGGCTTCAAGATCAACATCTACGAGCCCCCAGCCGATAGCGAACTGCACTGGGAACTCGAACGCGAACAACTGGTGGAGTGGCTCACCACCCTGCCCCGCCCAGTCGCGATCATGGCCTGTAACGACGTTCGCGGTCGGCAAGTGCTCGAAGCTTGCCGAATGGCAGATTTGTCGGTTCCGAAAGACGTTGCCGTGATCGGCGTCGATAACGACGAACTATTCTGCGAGCTTGCCTACCCAACACTCACCAGCGTAGCCCTTAACGGGGTGATGGGTGGGTACATGGCGGCTGAGAAACTCAACAGCATGATGAACCGCAAGGGACGCTTGCCCCGCAAGGGAATCACGATTCCCGTGCAGGCGGTCCGCGTGGTCGAGCGTGAATCGACCAACTCCTACAACATCGGCGACGAGTCGGTGATCACCGCGCTGGAGTACATCCACAGCACCCGCGGCGAGAAGGTATCGGTGGCCGACGTGGCCAACGCCTCGGGACGCCCTCGTCGGGACATCGAAACCCGTTTTCGCAAAGCGGTTGGGCATACCATCGCAGTGGAGTTGCAGAACATGCGACTCGACCATGCCAAGCGTTTGCTCGAAGAAACCGACTTCCCGATTCCCGAAGTCGCCAAGATGGCCGGCTACAGCTCGGCCAGTTACATGATTCAAGTGTTTCGTCGCTGCTTGGACATGACTCCGGCCAAATATCGCGCAGGCGTGCGGCTACTCACGGTCGATTCTCAGCAGATCGAAAGCTGAGTCGAGCTCCCGACCAGCTACCCTAAGCTGCTCAATTCGCCCGAACACTTGAGCCGTGATTGCCTTGCCCATGGCGATCTGGGCGATATCGCACAGATCAAACCGCTCTCTTCCCAAGCGATCGTGCGTTTCCGACAATCGATAATTGAGTTTTAGACTCAATTGTCGATAATCAATTTTTGTTCATCGCGATGGTTGCCACTTCGCCGACTGTCGCCTGGCACCTTTTCCTTCGGCTTTACAGACGGACTTTCTATCGAGCCCCGCGTATCGCTGCAGGCGGTCTGTTGCTAGGCAACAACAGCTTCCGTATGGTGGCATACTTTCGCCAAGTCACCCTCGAACAAACACTAGCGTCATGTTTCCGATCACCGAGGCCAAGTTTCTCGCCCCTGATGTCAAGCGAATTTGCATCGAGGCTCCCCGTGTGGCTCGCCAGCGACAGGCGGGGCAGTTTGTCATTGTGCGGGTCGAAGCCGAGCATGGCGAGCGAGTGCCGCTGACGATTGCGGACTCCGATCCCGACGCTGGCACCATCACCATCATCGTGCAAGGCGTCGGCAAGACCACCAAGCTCATCAACATGCTCGAAGCCGGCGACGCACTCGCCGACGTGGTCGGACCACTTGGCGAACCCTCGGAAATCGAACACTTCGGAACCGTAGTCGTAGTTGGCGGCGGGGTTGGCACCGCGATTGCATATCCTACTGCGGTCGCCATGAAAGCTGCCGACAATCACGTGATCGGGATCGTCGGCGCCCGCAACAAGGAACTATTGATCCTTGAAGACGAAATGCGGGCGACCACCGACGAACTGCACTTGATGACCGACGACGGTAGCTATGGCGAGCAAGGCTTTGTTACCCAAAAGCTGCAACAACTGATCGACAACGGAGTGACGATCGACCACGTGCTGGCGATCGGACCGATACCTATGATGAAAGCGATTGCCGACGTCACCAAACCACATGGCATTAAGACCATCGTTAGTTTGAACCCCATCATGGTCGACGGCACCGGCATGTGTGGCGGTTGTCGCGTGCAGGTGGGTGGTACCAGCAAGTTTGCCTGCGTGGATGGGCCCGAGTTCGACGCCCACGAAGTCGACTTCACGATCCTCGCCCAGCGCAATCGAATGTATCGCCCTCACGAACAACAAGCGGTTGCGGACCTCGAAGCTGATCCCGAAACGCAAGTCGCACAGATCAAGCATTGCCAACTGCAACACCAACACCCTGAAGTCGGCCCCAAAACCAAGTAATCGCATACGCTCACCGACCACTCACTGCCCAAGGCTACCATCATGGCTGATCGCCTGCCCCCTAAAGAACGCATGAAGATCCCTCGGCAATCGATGCCCGAGCAAGATGCCGAGCAGCGTGCCTGTAACTTCGAGGAAGTGAACTTGGGTCTCGACTCAGCGATTGCGGAGAAGGAAGCGCAACGCTGTTTGACCTGCGCCGACCCCAAGTGCAGCCACGGCTGCCCAGTTGGTGTGCAAGTACGGGAGTTTGTCGACTTCGTGCTCGAAGGCGAATACCTGAAAGCAGCGGCCAAGATTCGCGAAGACAACGTACTGCCAGCCGTGACCGGACGCGTCTGCCCGCAGGAGAATCAATGCGAAGGCGCCTGCGTGCTTTCGAAGCGATTCACCTCGCTGGCTATCGGCCACCTGGAGCGTTTCGTCGCCGACTACGAGCGGGCGACCGGTCAAGTCGGCCTGCCCCAGCGCGCTCCCGCTACCGGCAAGAAGGTGGCCATCGTCGGCAGCGGTCCTGCGGGGCTTAGCTGCGCGGGCGACCTGGTGCTCAAAGGGCACGATGTCACCGTGATGGAAGCACTGCACGAGATCGGCGGCGTGCTTGTCTATGGCATCCCTGAGTTCCGCTTACCGAAAGACATCGTCAAAGGCGAAGTCGAAAACATGCGGAAGATGGGCGTGAAGTTTGAGACCAACGTCGTCGTCGGCAAGACCGTCACCATGGACCAATTGCAGAACGAAGAAGGGTTCGACGCGGTGTTCGTTGCCACCGGTGCTGGTTTGCCCAAGTTCATGAACCTGCCGGGCGAGCACCTCGGTGGGGTCTACTCGGCGAACGAGTTCTTAACCCGCGTGAACCTGATGAAGGCTTACGACCGCGAGCATTCCGACTCGCCGATCTATGAGTGCCGAGACCGCAACGTCGCAGTAATGGGAGGTGGCAACACCGCGATGGACGCAGTACGCTCCGCCTTGCGACTCGGCGCGAAGAACGCCTATATCGTTTACCGTCGTAGCGAAGAAGAAATGCCCGCGCGGGCGGAAGAGGTGCATCACGCCAAGGACGAAGGGGTGCAATTCCTTAATCTGCACAACCCGGTCGAGTTCCTCGGCAACGACGAAGGCTACCTGACCGGCGTCAAACTTCAGAAAATGGAACTCGCCGAGCCCGACGACTCCGGCCGGCGGCGCCCGGTACCGGTCGAGGGATCGGAGTTTGTGATGCCGCTCGACGTGGCTGTGATCGCTATCGGCACGGGTGCCAATCCGCTGGTGCAGTCGACCACTCCCGGGCTGAACACGAACAAATGGGGATACATCATCGCCGACGAAGAGAGCATGCGAACCACCCGTGAGGGAGTGTTCGCCGGCGGCGACATTGTCAGCGGTGCGGCCACGGTAATTCTGGCGATGGGCGCAGGCCGCAAGGCGGCGAAATCGATTCACGAATACCTCACCACCGGCGAGTGGTAACCCCCGACCAGGCGACCGCAATCGTGCGGTGCCGCACAACATTGTCATTTCCGCTCACCGGGCAGACTCATTGCTTGAGACCTCAGCACACATTCGGAGAATTACTACGTAAACCCTTTTATCAAAAAGGCTTTGGCCTTTACGCACTTGCAGCAATGGACGCCTCACACGGCATTTGCCACGCATTCGGTTGCAATTTGTAAGGCACGCGATTTGCATTTCCTCCCGCCTAAAGCGGAGGCCTCTCTCGTCAGCAAACGTTCTGTACAGGAGGAATCGACATGGCTGCCAAAGAAAAACCGAGTAATCCTTATGCGGAGTTGTTTGATACTCTCCGCAAATCGGCCAGCGATGGTATGAGGGCTCAAAGCAAGTATCTCTACGATTGGAGCCAATTCTGGCCCCGCAATTCTGAGCAACGTCAGGGCTGGCTTACCCCTCTTCTGCAGATGCAGCATGGCTGGGCCGATGCCATGGTGAATCTAGCCAAGAATCAACAGGAGTTGATCGACCAACAATTCGACACCGCGATTAGATCCTTCGAAGCCATCTGGCAACGCCTGCCGACGCAAGTCGGCAAACCAGCACCGAGCGTTCCCACTCCAGCCCCAGCTCCCGCTGCGGTAGTACCAACAAACGGTACGCCCGCTTCGGTGGATGGCATCCTGGCAGAGATCCCGGCGTATCAAACAGGCGGAGCGACGAACATCGCCCAACGCGTTGCCATTGTCACCGGTGCGGCAAGCGGCATCGGCGCGGCAGTCGCTCATCAACTCGCAAGCCGCGGCGCCCGCGCTGTAGTGCTGGTTGATCTCAGCGATAAGGTGAACGAAACCGCTGAAGCCATCAACAAAGAAGTCGGCCGCGAAGTGGCCGACGTCATGATCGGCGACACTAGCGACGGTGAATTCCGCTCGCGGGTGTTCGACGAGGTGTCCAGCCGCCACGGCTTGGTACGAATCTGCGTTCCCGCGGCCGGCATTACTCGCGACAACCTGAGTGTTCGCCTCGACAAGGAAACCGGCAAGGCGTCGATTTACTCGATCGACGACTTCCGTAAGGTCACCGAGATCAACCTGATCGCCCCCATTTACTGGGCGATGGAAATGGTGGCTCGCATTGCCGAAGACCGTCGTCGTCGCGGTCTGAAGCGATGGGAACCCGATGAGCCGATGGAAGGTGCCATTGTGTTCCTGGGCTCGGTTTCGTCGCAGGGAAACAAGGGACAAATCTCCTACGCGGTCGCCAAGGCAGGCCTCGAAGGAGCCGGTGCCACGCTGATGAAGGAAGCCATTTACTATGGCGTCCGCTGCGGCATCATCCATCCCGGATTTACCGATACCCCCATGGCACGCGCACTGGGACAAGAGTTCCTCGACAAGTACGTGCTGCCTTATACCCAACTGCGTCGTTTGATTCGCCCCGAAGAAATCGCCGATGCGGTTTGCTTCATGATTTCGAACTCGGCGGTCAGCGGCGAACTATGGGCCGATGCTGGATGGCATCCGCCTGCGTAAGCAACCACCACAAGGAGTCACGCACGTAGAAGACACGCAGTTGCGATCTGCATCCACAGAAGCGACTGCGTTGCGACCACAGGGAAAAGATTTCCGCAAGCTATTCGCCTCGCCCTTCGAGTTCGTTCAACCGCTCTTCGAGCTGATTCATTCGCTCGGTTAACTGCAGTTGATCCCCGGTGGGCGAGGCCGGCTGCGGGTCGCCTCCTTTGGTTACCACCGAGTCGAGCCAGGTTTTCACCCAATGCATGGGTTGAGCCAGGCGAGGAGCCCCAGGGCTGTGACGATAGAGGTAATCGAGGTAGGTGAGAGACTGACGAAAGTAGTCGCGTAGGAAGCTCGACATGGTGTCGTTCGACCGCAAGATGAAGTGGAGCAAGTCGGTTGGAAAGAGTTCCATTTTGTCCGGATGCCGCTCGACGATGATCTGTGTCAGAACCGCACGCGTCAGCTCCTCGCCAGTTTGGCTGTCGCGGATTTCAACCGTTTGCCCTTCCTGAATCAATTGTTCGATTTCCTGTAGCGAAACATACTTACTGAGCGGTTTCGCATAGTAGCGACGATTGGGATATCGTTTGATTTGAAATCGAGAGTCGGGCATGGTTCGATCACCCTGAATGTTGCTTAATGTTTTCGACAGACTCGCAACTAATTGAATTGTAACACGTTCACGACACACAACTAGCGATTGGCCACACGGTCACATTTTAGATGGGAGGTGATAACGAACAAATCCTTCAGAAGTTCTTCCGTTAGTTATCGGCGACATGGTGCGTTCGCGCTTGCCAAACTACAAGTCCCCCGATGCTAAAGATTCGAATTGATGAAGAAGAGGTTAACGCCCTAGTACCCACGAGAAAGGAGGTAGTAAGATGACTACCGACACCGCCGATAATGTGTACGACGAGGTCTTTAATAATTTCCGGAAAGCTGCAGAGTCGAACTTGAAGATGCAGCAAGAAGTGTTTCGCCATTGGGGCTCGATGTGGCCAGGGTTTCCCACGCCACAAGCCGCTTGGGTGGACAAAGTCCGGGATTTTCAGCACGAGTGGGTACGGACTATTTCCGATATAGCCCGTAAGCACCGTGTTTCCCTCGACCAACAGTACCAAATGGCCCTGGAATCGTTAGAAGAGGCTTTGCGCGTTTCCGAGTCGAGTAATCCCGAAGAGTTCCGTCGCCGGATTGAGCAGATGTTTCGCAAGACGTTTGAATGCGTCCGCGAGATCTCGGAGACGCAACTTAATGAATTTCAAGAAGCAGTTCATAAGTGGAGTGAGTTAACAACGAAGGCCGGTACCTAAACTTAAAGTAGCAAGTTAGAATCGGGAGGTGCGGAGTTA containing:
- a CDS encoding DoxX family protein — protein: MAEFYQSMAPLPHDWDTLAEEPWPESFNFDHERRYFGATKDDPAMIVREVKTKTDDLGFIPEPTEAYGPWIAQVAKDWKATAEQFKKIPGITDEQKAEIDSTYEAHYRALAYFAEMNRGAFEEWHHELDRLEDLKEERKNDDAPYMAERISDKKSETTGKWRPLLGGVGIEEDLYKSDLKSLLTDEQLDKTSVKQRSEAILNPPAEVKSIDRVVTWFTLGVGVLLITGLFTRLTSVAAAGFLLSVMSTQPVWVEGVPSLAVALFPYQGIEFFALLVLAGLGAGRWAGLDGVLFGRKEDKEG
- a CDS encoding D-2-hydroxyacid dehydrogenase, with protein sequence MRIVLCYPVESQHIAQIQAVAPDWEIVDAGQERIAELLPTADIYCGHAKVPVPWEEVVAGGRLQWIQSSAAGMDHCLEPPVVKSDILVTSASGVLANQVADHTMALLAGSLRRLPVFFEAMEKREFIRRPTQDLHNATVGIVGLGGNGRRLAQVLSVFNTTILATDWFPVNKPPEVAELLAADQIDEMLPRCDIVILAIPLNDVTRGMFDAKRIARMKPGSVLINMARGPIVVEDDLVDALESGHLWGAGLDVTEVEPLAEDSRLWTAPNLVLTPHVGGQCKTRIEDMTNFFCDNLRRFRDGKPLKNVTDKKLGFPFPAQLED
- a CDS encoding AraC family transcriptional regulator, with the translated sequence MRKTRQVALLVETSRGYGRQVGLGVARFSSLHGPWSFLLNPGDFQQMLPEMGHWNGDGIICRLENEELEKAVIKADLPTIALDMNERQLDPNNPLSRVTNLSVDSDGVAKLAVDHLLERNHKHFGFVGVAGRIWSKNREEAFAKYIKQSGFKINIYEPPADSELHWELEREQLVEWLTTLPRPVAIMACNDVRGRQVLEACRMADLSVPKDVAVIGVDNDELFCELAYPTLTSVALNGVMGGYMAAEKLNSMMNRKGRLPRKGITIPVQAVRVVERESTNSYNIGDESVITALEYIHSTRGEKVSVADVANASGRPRRDIETRFRKAVGHTIAVELQNMRLDHAKRLLEETDFPIPEVAKMAGYSSASYMIQVFRRCLDMTPAKYRAGVRLLTVDSQQIES
- a CDS encoding sulfide/dihydroorotate dehydrogenase-like FAD/NAD-binding protein, whose protein sequence is MFPITEAKFLAPDVKRICIEAPRVARQRQAGQFVIVRVEAEHGERVPLTIADSDPDAGTITIIVQGVGKTTKLINMLEAGDALADVVGPLGEPSEIEHFGTVVVVGGGVGTAIAYPTAVAMKAADNHVIGIVGARNKELLILEDEMRATTDELHLMTDDGSYGEQGFVTQKLQQLIDNGVTIDHVLAIGPIPMMKAIADVTKPHGIKTIVSLNPIMVDGTGMCGGCRVQVGGTSKFACVDGPEFDAHEVDFTILAQRNRMYRPHEQQAVADLEADPETQVAQIKHCQLQHQHPEVGPKTK
- the gltA gene encoding NADPH-dependent glutamate synthase — encoded protein: MADRLPPKERMKIPRQSMPEQDAEQRACNFEEVNLGLDSAIAEKEAQRCLTCADPKCSHGCPVGVQVREFVDFVLEGEYLKAAAKIREDNVLPAVTGRVCPQENQCEGACVLSKRFTSLAIGHLERFVADYERATGQVGLPQRAPATGKKVAIVGSGPAGLSCAGDLVLKGHDVTVMEALHEIGGVLVYGIPEFRLPKDIVKGEVENMRKMGVKFETNVVVGKTVTMDQLQNEEGFDAVFVATGAGLPKFMNLPGEHLGGVYSANEFLTRVNLMKAYDREHSDSPIYECRDRNVAVMGGGNTAMDAVRSALRLGAKNAYIVYRRSEEEMPARAEEVHHAKDEGVQFLNLHNPVEFLGNDEGYLTGVKLQKMELAEPDDSGRRRPVPVEGSEFVMPLDVAVIAIGTGANPLVQSTTPGLNTNKWGYIIADEESMRTTREGVFAGGDIVSGAATVILAMGAGRKAAKSIHEYLTTGEW
- a CDS encoding SDR family NAD(P)-dependent oxidoreductase: MAAKEKPSNPYAELFDTLRKSASDGMRAQSKYLYDWSQFWPRNSEQRQGWLTPLLQMQHGWADAMVNLAKNQQELIDQQFDTAIRSFEAIWQRLPTQVGKPAPSVPTPAPAPAAVVPTNGTPASVDGILAEIPAYQTGGATNIAQRVAIVTGAASGIGAAVAHQLASRGARAVVLVDLSDKVNETAEAINKEVGREVADVMIGDTSDGEFRSRVFDEVSSRHGLVRICVPAAGITRDNLSVRLDKETGKASIYSIDDFRKVTEINLIAPIYWAMEMVARIAEDRRRRGLKRWEPDEPMEGAIVFLGSVSSQGNKGQISYAVAKAGLEGAGATLMKEAIYYGVRCGIIHPGFTDTPMARALGQEFLDKYVLPYTQLRRLIRPEEIADAVCFMISNSAVSGELWADAGWHPPA
- a CDS encoding polyhydroxyalkanoate synthesis regulator DNA-binding domain-containing protein, which produces MPDSRFQIKRYPNRRYYAKPLSKYVSLQEIEQLIQEGQTVEIRDSQTGEELTRAVLTQIIVERHPDKMELFPTDLLHFILRSNDTMSSFLRDYFRQSLTYLDYLYRHSPGAPRLAQPMHWVKTWLDSVVTKGGDPQPASPTGDQLQLTERMNQLEERLNELEGRGE